DNA from Gammaproteobacteria bacterium:
CTGATCAATTAACGAACAAACGACAGGGTGTGCACAACTTATACGTAGTGTCTTTGAGCATGAAAAACTTGCAACAGTGATACCAATTATCGCAGCAAAAAACCTGAAAGAAAGGGACCATTTTAACTTTACAACCGCTTCCAACATAAGCAGTTCATTCACCCCACTGTGCTTGCTTAATACCCCTAAAAACAAGATCCTACGCCTATTTAAAGCATAGACCGGCAGGCGCTACTTTGCAGCAGACTAAGGAGGTGAAAATGTCACTTTGTGGCAAACATTTGGCTTACTGCCACGGTGGGCCGGTTAATGGTAAGGAGGAGGGTTGATCCTGTATCAGTTGCACCCGGTCCAAACGGGTATTTCGAGGTGCCAAATACAGCGTGGCCAGATAACCTTTTTTTTTGTGCTTCAATTTCAATTGGGCTGCCAGGTTTCCCTGAATAGAACAATATCGCGCCCCCCAACAAACCAAACTCGTGCGCCAGGGTGGACGGTAATTCTATAGCAAAACCTAAACGATTCATTTACCGACTCAACGCTGACGCATCACTTAATGCAAACTCCACGTCCGGGTTTTTCTGGTGATTCATGTGAATTTCTTCCAACATCAGACGGGCCAATATCTCAGCGGACAAACCTCCCTCGTGATTGTTGTATAAGCTCAGCGTAATCCCTACAACCAAGGCCGGGACAGCCGCCATTCCCCAGGTGAATTTTCGATGACCGTTGGCGCTAACCCGGTTTGCAACTCCCTGAGCCAGAATTCGTTGCAGTGATTTCGGGTCCAACTGTTTTGAGTTATAAAAGTTTTTAACACTTTGATCTAACTTAGACATGGGCTCCCCGGCTTTTTCTCCAGCATTTTGTGCAGTTTTTGTTTGGCCTGACGCAAGAGACTTAATACCTGTTTCTGGGCTGACAAGATTGTTCTCATGATGTTCTCCTTTTATGTCATTGATTTAGCATTGGTGTAACAGAGAAAGATGCAACGACCGTTTTGATTGCATTGCAGGGGGGAAAAATAGTTGACATCTATATTAATGTATTATAATATTCGACCATACTGTGCAACCTCCTAGCACAGTACCCCTTGAAGTATTCATCTTTCCCCTTTGTGTGATGAATACAGAGTTGGCATTACCTTTGAGCCTCGGTCTTCCGGGGCTTTTTTATTTGATTTTCATCAGCTTACTTTATTTCTCCCATACAAGCTTATGTGAATATTAAATAGTGAATATTTTATTGATTATTCACATCGCAGCAACTACACTTCTTTCCCATGGACGAAAACCTCACTTTTGCACAAACCACGGTGAATCCCCCCAAGGGTGACGAAACCAAACTGAAAATCCTCGACGCTGCACGAGAACGATTTCAAAGTTACGGTTACAACAAAACCACTATGGCCGAAATTGCTAAAGATTGTGATATGTCGGCGGCAAACTTGTACCGGCACTTTGAAAACAAACTGGACATCGGCGCCAGGCTCGCTTGCGACTGTCTCTCCAACAAGGTTCGAATTTTATCCGATGTGCTGCAAACCGATTTAAGTGCTTCAGAAAAACTTCGACGCTTTGTCCTGGAAACGCTCAGAGAAACAAACTGCCAGATTTCAGAAACGCCGCGTATAAATGAAATGGTCACAGCCATTTGTGACAGCAAAATGGATCTGGTCTACGCTCACATGGAGGCCAAACAAAACCTGTTAATGCAACTCATTGCGGAGGGCAACCGCAAGGGAGAATTTCAGGTTGAGAATACCCAGCAAGCTGCCCAGTCCATATTAGTCGCTATTACCGTTTTCGATGTACCCACGTTTATGCACTTATACACACTGGAATCATTGCAGCACAAAGCCCATTCACTGGTAGACCTGCTTATTGACGGCCTGAAATCACGCTGATCCGTTGAATCTTTCCCCTAGGAACCCGCATCATGAATGACAACACACGTTTACTCCAATACTCGCGTTGGGTGGTGAGCCATCCCTGGAAAGTGATGCTCATCACTCTGTTGACAGTGTTAATGGCTGCCAGCGGTTTGCGTCTGTTCAGTCTAACCACCAGCTATCGCGTGTTTTTCAGTCATGACAATCCCCAGTTGGTGGCCTTTGAGCAACTGGAGAAAAATTTCACTAAAAACGACAATATCATGTTCATGGTCATCCCCAAGGATGGCAAGGTGTTTACTGAGTCCACGCTGAAAATCATCCGGGAACTGACTACAGACGCATGGCAGATCCCGTTTTCCATTCGTGTGGATTCGGTGACTAATTTTCAAAACACCCGAGCGGATGGCGATGACTTGTATGTGGGTGACTTGGTAGGCGAAGAAGCTGATTTGTCTCCCGCCGGTCTGGCGCATATTGAAAAGATCGCTTTGAGCGAGCCGGTGCTGCTCAACCGGATTGTGTCCGATAGAGCTCACGTAGCCGGTGTCAACGTCACCATTCAACTACCGGGCAAAAATCCCGCCACGGAAGTACCGCAAGCGGTAGCCTTCGCACGGGATCTGGCTGCAAAATTCGAATCCAAGTATGCCGATGTCAGTATTCGTTTAAGCGGCATTACCATGATGAATAATGCATTCTCCGAGTCATCTAAACAGGATATGCAGTCACTGGTCCCCATCAGTTTCGCTGTAATGCTGATCGCGCTGGGGTTTCTCATTAAAGGTGTTAGTGGGGCACTGGCCACCATGGTGTTGATCGTCTTTTCCATAGTCAGCGCTATGGGATTGGGATTCTACCTGGGCTTTCCCATCAGCCCACCTTCGTCCGCAACGCCCACTATCATACTCACAGTGGCCATTGCCAATGCGGTGCATGTGTTGGTGACTTATCTTCACGAACTGCGCCTGGAAAAATCCAAACCCGACGCCATGGTGGAGAGCTTGCGCATCAATTTCCAACCGGTATTCCTGGCCAGCCTCACTACCTCCATTGGATTTCTTACCATGAATTTCTCTGATGTACCCCCGTTCCAGCATCTGGGAACCATGGTAGCTATCGGCGTACTGGTATCGTTTATACTAGCGGTGTTTTTCCTGCCGGCCGTCATGATGCTGTTGCCGACCCGAGTTCGTCCGCAAAAACAAACCACCGGCGACCGACTGATGGGACGTTTGGGTAATACAGTGGTGAGCCATCGACGCAAGTTCATGTGGGGGATGTTGGGACTGATCGCAGTGCTGGTCGCTTTTGTCCCCAAAAACGAACTGAACGACGTTTTCGTACACTACTTTGATGAAAGTGTCACCTTTCGCCAGGATGCGGATTTCATGGCGGAAAACCTCAGCGGCTTGTATATCATCGACTACTCACTGGAGTCGGGTAAAAAGGACGGCATCAGCGATCCTGTGTACTTGAATGAAGTGGAACAATTCGCCGAATGGTTTAGGCGTCAGCCGGAAACCATTCATGTCAGCACATTTTCCGATGTGATGAAACGTATCAATAAAAACATGAATGGCGATGACCCGACTTACTATCGACAACCCGAGCGAAAAGATTTGGCGGCTCAGTTCCTGCTGTTGTATGAAATGTCTCTACCCTATCGCCTGGACCTGAACAACCAGATTAATGTGGACAAATCCGCAACACGCTTCACGGCAACATTGAAAACCATCTCATCCAATCAATTGATAGAACTGGAACAGCGGGCACAAAACTGGCTGGAAGCCAATACGCAAATTCTCAAAGGCTCCAAGGGCAGTGGCACCTCCTTGATGTTTGCCCATATAGGGGAAGTTAATATCAAAAGTATGTTGACCGGTACCACTTTGGCCTTGGTGTTGATTTCCATAATACTGATTTTCGCACTACGGTCCGTAAAAATTGGCATTGTCAGCATGGTACCCAATTTAGTACCCGCTGCGATGGGATTCGGGCTTTGGGGCATATTGGTGGGCGAAGTGGGCTTAAGCCTGTCCGTCGTTGCCAGTATGACCTTGGGAATTGTGGTGGATGACACGGTACACTTTCTCAGTAAATACTTGCGGGCCCGTCGTGAAAAAAACCTCAATTCGCAGGAGGCGGTGCGATATGCCTTTACCACGGTAGGATTGGCTCTAACTATCACTTCTATCGTGCTGGTCATGGGATTTTTAGTGCTGT
Protein-coding regions in this window:
- a CDS encoding TetR/AcrR family transcriptional regulator, yielding MDENLTFAQTTVNPPKGDETKLKILDAARERFQSYGYNKTTMAEIAKDCDMSAANLYRHFENKLDIGARLACDCLSNKVRILSDVLQTDLSASEKLRRFVLETLRETNCQISETPRINEMVTAICDSKMDLVYAHMEAKQNLLMQLIAEGNRKGEFQVENTQQAAQSILVAITVFDVPTFMHLYTLESLQHKAHSLVDLLIDGLKSR
- a CDS encoding efflux RND transporter permease subunit, whose product is MNDNTRLLQYSRWVVSHPWKVMLITLLTVLMAASGLRLFSLTTSYRVFFSHDNPQLVAFEQLEKNFTKNDNIMFMVIPKDGKVFTESTLKIIRELTTDAWQIPFSIRVDSVTNFQNTRADGDDLYVGDLVGEEADLSPAGLAHIEKIALSEPVLLNRIVSDRAHVAGVNVTIQLPGKNPATEVPQAVAFARDLAAKFESKYADVSIRLSGITMMNNAFSESSKQDMQSLVPISFAVMLIALGFLIKGVSGALATMVLIVFSIVSAMGLGFYLGFPISPPSSATPTIILTVAIANAVHVLVTYLHELRLEKSKPDAMVESLRINFQPVFLASLTTSIGFLTMNFSDVPPFQHLGTMVAIGVLVSFILAVFFLPAVMMLLPTRVRPQKQTTGDRLMGRLGNTVVSHRRKFMWGMLGLIAVLVAFVPKNELNDVFVHYFDESVTFRQDADFMAENLSGLYIIDYSLESGKKDGISDPVYLNEVEQFAEWFRRQPETIHVSTFSDVMKRINKNMNGDDPTYYRQPERKDLAAQFLLLYEMSLPYRLDLNNQINVDKSATRFTATLKTISSNQLIELEQRAQNWLEANTQILKGSKGSGTSLMFAHIGEVNIKSMLTGTTLALVLISIILIFALRSVKIGIVSMVPNLVPAAMGFGLWGILVGEVGLSLSVVASMTLGIVVDDTVHFLSKYLRARREKNLNSQEAVRYAFTTVGLALTITSIVLVMGFLVLSLSSFQLNSGMGLLTSVVIAFALMADFLFLPPLLMKLEEKTNEQADTGADTMVRSTASA